Sequence from the Deinococcus radiotolerans genome:
TCACCGCGTGGCGGGCCCGCGCGGCGGCTTACGTGGGCTGGCCTGACCTGGCCGCCGCGTTCGACCGGGCACCCACCGATCTGGCCGAGGCGCTGGCAGAGGCCCTGGGTGCCGATCCGGACGCCGTGATGGTAGAACCCGGCGCCTGGCGCTCGCAGCTGGCCCGCGCGCAGGAGGACGCCCGCCGCCGCGCTGAAACCCTGGCCGCGCAGCCCATCCCGGAGGCGCCGACGCTGCCCACCCTGAACTTCGATTTCGGTGCGCCCGCCGCCGCGCTGGCCGCGGACCCCACGCCCCTGTGGACGCCGCCCGCCCGGACCACGGCCCAGCTTCAGGCGGCGCCAAGTGTGGCGGTCGCTGCCGGACCGGCCTCCACGGCGGGTCACAGCACCCCTTCAGACCTCTCCCCTCTTTCTGCCCCGGAGGAGGTGCTGGACTGGGACGACACGCCGCTGACCACCGCACCCGCTTCCACGTTGCGGGTGGCGCCGACCTCGCCGCTGCCGCCCACGCCCCAGCGGCCCGCAGCAACCTACACGCCGGAGGTCCGGCCCGACCCGGTCGTACCTGGACTGGAGGACCTACCGCAGGGCGTGGATCCGTTCAGCGGCTGGGACGATGACGACCTGCCGTTCGGCCCGGCCTCCACGGCACCCACGCCAGCGGTCTTGCCCACTGGACCGGTGGTCGCCGCGCCCTGGGAGACGCCGCAGCCCGAACGCCGCGCGCCCACGCCGCCCCCAGCGGCACCGCTACCGCTGTTCACGGGCGAGGTCAATGCACGCCCGGTGCAGGGCGCGCTGCCGCTGGCCCGTCCGGATGAGGCGCTGCTTGATCCCATTCCCGCGGCGGCGCAGAACACCGAGGCGCTGGACATCTCAGCGCGTCAGCGGGCCGGCCTGATCGACGAGACGCTGCGGCACTTCAACCTGCAGGCCCGGGTGGTGGATTACGCGCGCGGTCCCACCGTCACCCGCTACGAGATCGAGCCGGCACCCGGCGAGAAGATCAGCCGCATCGCAGGCCTGGCCAACGACCTGGCACGTGCCCTGGCGGTGGGCGGGGTCCGCATTGAGGCGCCCGTGCCGGGCAAGAGCGTGATCGGTCTGGAAGTCCCGAACGCGGAGCGCGAGCCGATCACGTTCCATCAGGCGGCGGCCGCGCCGAGCTTCAAGGGCTCAAGGGCAAAACTGCCGATCATCCTGGGCAAGAGCATCGACGGCGAGATGATGGTCGGGGACCTCGCGAAGATGCCGCACCTGCTCGTGGCGGGCAGTACCGGCAGCGGGAAGTCGGTGTGCGTGAACACGCTGATCACCAGCCTGCTGTTCAAGTACCTGCCGACCGAACTGCGCTTCCTGATGATCGACCCGAAGATGGTGGAACTCACGCCGTACGACGGGATTCCGCATCTGGTGCGGGCGGTCGTGACGAACCCGGTGGACGCGGCGGGCGTGCTGCTGGGCGCGGTGGCGCACATGGAGCGGCGCTACAAGATGATGTCGCAGGTGGGCGCGAAGAACCTCGAGCAGTTCAACGCGAAGATGCGTCAGGTCGGGGAGCCGGAACTGCCGCACCTCGTGATCATCATCGACGAGCTGGCGGACCTGATGATCACCAGCCCCAAGGAGGTCGAGTCGGCGATCATGCGCCTGGCGCAGATGGCCCGCGCGACCGGAATGCACCTGGTGCTGGCGACGCAGCGGCCCAGCGTGGACATCCTGACCAGCCTGATCAAGGTGAACGTTCCGGCCCGCATCGCGTTCGCGGTGAGCAGCAGTCACGACAGCCGCACGATCCTGGACGCGCTGGGCGCCGAGCGCCTGACCGGCATGGGCGACATGCTGTTCTACCAGCCGGGCCTCGTGAAGCCGATCCGGTTGCAGGGGCCGTACATCAGCGAGGTGGAGTCCGCCCGCATCGCCGACGAGCTGCGCCGTCAGGTGTTCGAGGACGCGTTCGTGGAGGCGTACGGCACGGACTTCGAGGGGGGCGTGGAGGCCAGCGGGCCCAGCGGCGACAAGTCGAACATGGATTTCAGTGATCCGCTGCTGCGGCAGGCGGCGCAGATCGCCATCGAGGAGGGTCAGGGGAGCGTGTCGCGCCTGCAACGGCGCCTGTCGGTCGGGCACGCCCGCGCCGGGAAGCTCATGGACATGCTTGAGGCGATGGGCATCGTGAGTAAGCATCAGGGCAGCAAGCCGCGCGAGGTGCTGATCACGGAAGCCGATCTGGGCGAGTATTTCGGCCGGTAATTCTGGAGGTCTGCGGCCATGATCAGGACCGGGGGTTGCTTCGGTCTTCCTGGCGTCTGGGGTTCCATTCGGGCACAGTGCCTGGGTGCAGTGACGTGAATTTCGGGCACTGCGTGGACCTCACCGATACCCTGAATTGACCTGTCCCGGTCAGCCTGGACTCCGTTCAGAGGGTGGTGGACGCGCCTTCCTGCGCCGCCTCTGGACTCTCTTCCCAAGAGAAATCCGGTCATGCAAGCACGACGTCTTGTCACCCGGACTATAAACAGAGTCTAAACGTTCTGAATAAAGCATGAGAATGCCCCTAAAGATGAGGGCAATTTCATTTATTTGACCTGCAAGATTGCTTCCAAAAGTTGCTTTTCCTGGCCTCGTGGTGAAGATTGTTTGACGGAAACCCGCAGTTCAATATTCCGTTTTCCGAGGTGATCTCATGAAGAAGCACACTGGTCTGCTCACCCTGAGCCTGATGCTCGCCACGCCCGCTCTCGCCGGAGGCGCGGGTGCGCCCGCTGCCCCCATGCCCGCCGGCGCCTGCAAGTCCATCGCGCAGATCGTCACCACGGACCCCAACTTCAGCACGCTGGCCACTGCCGTGGAAGCCGCTGGCCTGACCCAGACGCTCATGAGCGGGCAGTACACGGTCTTCGCCCCCACGAACGCCGCGTTCGCCAAACTCCCCAGTGACGCACTGGCCGCCGCGCTGAACGATCCCGCCATGCTGCGCGCCATCCTGCTGTACCACGTCGTGCCCGGCAAGGTCACCGCCAAGCAGGTCATGATGATGTCCTCCGCGAAGACCGCGCAGGGCGACAGCGTCCTGATCAATAAAATGGGCAACAAGGTCATGGTGGACAACGCGACCGTCACGAAGGCCGACGTCATGGCCTGCAACGGCATCATTCACGTGATCGACACGGTGCTGATGCCCGCCATGGCCGCCGCGCCCACCCCGGCTGCCGTGACCGTGACCACCCCCGCACCTGCGCCGGCCCCCGCGCCCGCTCCGGCTCCCATGAGCACCGCGCCCGCCGCGACGGACATCATGTCCATCCCCGCCATGCCCGTCGGCATGACGACGACGACCACCACCACCACGACCACTACGGCCACCACCGATACAACCACCACGGCGACGACCGACACCACGGACACGACGGCCACCACGACCGAAACGGCCGTGGCCAGCAACACCGTGTATGACGTTCTCGTCAGCGATGAGCGCTTCAGCACCCTGCGCGACCTGCTCAGCGACGCCGGCCTGACCGACCTGCTGATCAACAATGACTTCACCGTCTTCGCGCCCACCAACGACGCCTTCGCCGCCGTTGACCCGGACACCCTGGCCCTCATCGCCAGCGACCCCGATACGCTCAAGGCCGTCCTGACCTACCATGTGGTCCAGGGCAAGGTCACCGCCGATCAGGTGGCCGCCGCCACGCAGCTGCGCAGCGAGCAGGGCGCCAGCCTCAACCTGAAACTCGACGGCACCACCCAGATGGTGAACGAGGCGATGGTGGACGGCGCGCCGCTCGAAGCCAGCAACGGCTACATCTACGCGATCAACCAGGTGCTCATCCCCGCCGATCTGGTGCTGCCCACCCCCCCCGTTGAGGATGCGGCCGCCCCTACTACACCCGCCACCGTCACGGTCGTGACGCTGACCAGCGCGCAGGCCGGAGCCAACATCACCGAGGTGCTGGCGCAGCCCCAGTTCAGCACGCTCCTGAGCCTCGTGCAGAAGGCCGGTCTGGTGGACGCCCTGATGGCCGGTGACGTCACCATCTTCGCCCCCACGAATGACGCGTTCGCCAAGGTGCCCCAGGCCACGCTGGACATGCTGATGGCGGACAACGACAAGCTCAAGCAGGTTCTGCTGTTCCACGTGGTCACCGGCCGCGTCGTGGATGACGGCCTGAATGTGGCGCAGCTGCGCTCCATGGAAGGCAGCAGCATCGACCTGATGTCCGATTCTGCCAGCACCGGGTACAAGGTTGGCGTGCGCAGCGGTGACATGATCACTGGCGGCGTCGTCAGCAGCCGCGCCGACGCGGGTAACAGTGTCATCTACCCGATCGACACGGTCCTGATTCCCCCCACCCTGAAATAAGCTTCGCATCCCATTGGGGTCCCCTGGTGACAGCGGGGCCCTTTCGGCTGTCCGGAGTCACCGGTCAGGCCTTAAAAAATTTAGGCCACGACAGAGACAATGGCCAGCGTCCAGATCCGGTCCTTAGCCCCTATCGCTGGCCTCCCGCCGGCAGAGGGCAGGGCAAGGCAGCCATCCTCCTGAACGTGTCACGTTCGTTCTGGGCTACACGGGTTGCAGGTCGGGATTTAGGTTCAGGAATTCAGTCCAGGTGGCGTGTGTTCTGGGGTACGCGTGTTCCTCTGTCCAAGTCCAGTAGGGCGTGTAGAGGCTGCGGGCGGTGATCAGTTCGTCCCGGAAGATGTGGGCGCTCAGACCCGTGCGGAGCAGACCGCTGGTGTTGAAGCGGCGCAGAACACCCGCACGGTCGTACGCCACAGACCGGAGCGTGGCGTGCCAGCCGTCTGGGCGCGCATCCAGCAGCAGGTACTGGGCGCGGGGATCCCCTGTGGCGGGTGAGCCAACCGCTCCGGTATTCAGGATGAGCGTCCCCGCGTGCTCGTGCTGGACGGGCCGGTGGATATGGGATCCGATCAGGACGCCGTACGGGTTGCCGTCCGGCGCGTGGCGCAGCTGCTCAAGGCGCGCCGGGTCGGTGCGGTCACTGAGACTTTCCCGGTAGTGGTCGCGGGTGCCGTGGGCGAGTTGCACCCGGGGCAGGCCCGGCTGGGTGAGCTCAAGGGTCATGGGCCACTGCCCGGGAATGTCGAGCAGGTCGGCCTGGTGGAGTTGGGTGGCGCTCCAGTCCGTGGCGCCCCAGAACGGATCGTCGTACCAGGTGGCGGGGAGCGTGCTGCTGCGGGCGTGCCACAGGCGCAGCAGGTCGTCGTGATTGCCGAGTGTGAAGGTGACGTCACTTCGTTCCAGCAGGGTGTGCATGACCTGCACGGAGTCAGGGCCCCGGTTCACGACGTCGCCATTGACGATCAGCTGCTCGGCGCCCTGCGTGGCCGCGTCGTGCAGCGCGGCGCTGAGGGCGTCAGCGTTTCCGTGAATGTCGGCGAGGACCGCTATTCTCATCGGGCGGCATTCTAGGTCGAGCCGGGCCGCGTGACCGGAATCCGCCGCCCAGTTCAGCGCCAGCGGTGGCCTGACAGCTGGCGCGAGCGGCGAGGACGCCGGACGAGCCGTGGGGCGGACGCACCCGGGACAGCTGAACGCCTCTTTGTCCGCGTGGAGGTCGACTCGCCTTCTCTGGCGGACCGAGCCTCATCGGGTCGGCTGCGCACCATTCAGGGTTTGACGCACGGTAAAGCGCGCCTGACTGGGAGGATCGGGCGCGCTGGTGACTGTGCTGTGGCCGGTCAGTTGCGGAAGATGACCTCTTCCCGGTTGAAGGAGCGCAGGGCCAGCAGGCTGAAGACGGTGGTGGCGGCGAGGTTGCCCAGCATGGCCAGCGCGGCGGTCGCGGGTTCGCCGCTGCCTTTAACGGTCTCCAGGATGGCGAGCATCCCGCCGATCAGGGGCGTGGCGTGCAGGGCCGGGCCGACCGTGAGGAAGTCCGCGAATTGCAGCATCACGGCGGGCAGGACCACCACGAGGTTGATCGGGGCGACATAGGTCTGCGCTTCCTTGAACGTGCGGGCGTAGATGCCGATCAGGATCATGAGGCTGCTGATGAGCAGGGCGGTGGTGACGGCAATGCCCAGCAGGGTCAGGATGCCCGCAGGGCTCAGCGTCAGCTGGCCGCCCATGGCCTGGGTGATGCTGGCGGTGTCGCCGGGGTTGCTGCGCTGGTAGGCGCGCATGACGGCGCCGCTGAGGAGGAAACCGACGACGCTGAAGGCGGCGCTGGTCAGGGCGGTCGTGGCGGTGGCGAGCAGTTTGCCAGCGACGATCTCGGCGCGGCGGACGGGCGCGACGAGCAGGCTTTCGAGAGTGCCGCGTTCCTTCTCTCCGGCGGTGGCGTCCAGCGCGGTGGCCAGGGCGCCGGCCAGGATGAACTGCATCATCAGCATGGGGATCAGGAAGGCCAGCTGACCGCTGCGTTGTTCCTGCGCGCTGCTGGCGTCCACGGGTTCAATGCGGACGGGTTCGAGGGTGTCGGCGTTCAGGCCCAGGGTACCGAGGCGCTGCACGGTCAGCTGGCGGTTGTACGCCTGGATGACGTCCTGCACCTTGCTGTAGGCGCCCGTCTGGGCGCGCAGGCTGCTCAGTTTGGCGTACAGCTTCAGGGTACCGGTGCCGTTGCCAGCCTGGGTGGGCAGGGGCCCGGTGGCCTGGATGGCGGCGTCCACGGTGCCGTCCTGCACGGCGTTCATGGGGTCGGTGACGGGCACGAGGTCCACGCCGGCGCGCGTGACGGTTCCGTTGGGGAGTGTCTCGTCGGTGCTCAGGGCGGCGCGTAGCGGTTCGGGCAGCGGGCCGACCACGCCGAGCTGCTGCCGGGTCTGCTGCTGACCGCCGATCAGGTTGCCCATCAGGAGGGGCAGGCCCAGGGTGAACAGGGGAATGAGGATCAGGGGCATGAGGATGGTGGCGCGCAGGGTCCGGCGGTCACGGAGGGTGGCCAGGAGGTCGCGGGCAGCAATCTGCCAGACCAGCGCGGGGCGCAGGCCGGATCGGCGGTCGGCGGTGGGTTCAGCGGGCATGGGGGGCCTCCGGGCGGACCAGGGCGAAGAAGGCGCGTTCAAGGCTGCCCGTGCCGGTGCGTTCCAGCACGTCCGGGATGGTGCTGACATTCAGGAGTTCACCCTGGTGCAGGATGGCGACGCGGTCGCAGACTTCTTCGACCTCGCTCATGACGTGCGTGGAGTACAGGGTAAGGCGGCCGGGCGCGCGGGTGGCGTGCACGAAGTCCAGCAGGGTGCGCCGGGCGAAGATGTCCAGGCCGCTGGCGGCCTCGTCGAGGATCAGGACGGGTGGGTCGTGGATGACGGCGCGGGCGATCACGACCTTCTGTTTCATGCCGGTGGAGTACTCGCCGGCGCGGACGTCCAGGGTACGGCCAAGTTCGAGGCGGTCGTCCAGTTCGCTGATGCGCGCGTCGGCCTGCGCGCGGCTCAGGCCGTACAGCGTGGCGAAGGAGCGCAGGACTTCACGGCCGGTCAAGCGGGCGGGGAGGCCCATGCCGCCGTTCACGACACCGACGGAGCGGCGGACGGCTTCTGGGTCGCGCAGGATGTCATGGCCGTTCAGGGTGGCGGTGCCGCCCGTGGGGCGCAGCAGCGTGGCCAGGATGCGCAGGAGGGTGGTCTTCCCGGCGCCGTTCGGGCCGAGCAGGCCGAAGACCTCGCCGTCGTGGGCGGTCATGGTGACGCTGTGCAGAGCCTGGAAGGAGCCGTAGGTCTTGGTGAGGTGCTGGATGCTGAGCATGGGTCTCCTGGGGCCCCCATCTGGGGGCATGTCCGTGCATACGTGGTCCGGAAGCGTGGCGTTCCGCAGTGTGCATGTCCCGGAAGCCTGAAACGATCCAGCTGGACTGGTGAGAGACGTGTGATGGGCGCAAGAAACCTCACCGGCACGGCATTTTGCGTTCGGGGTCACAGGACGTGCATGAAAAACAAGCCCCCGATTGCTCATGCAAGATGAGAGAAAATCTGTAACAATAGGAAAGTTGCGCTCAAGGCCGACTGCGGCCTCAAAGTTGCACTGCGTCCAAGTCGAGTTCAGTCGTTCACCCGCTCAGATCTCGCTCCACTACGCCCACCGGACCCGCCCACCCAGGGCCGGGCCCGCCCCCGAACCGCCACAGTTCCGCGCCGTGCCCGCACAGGCCAGCGGCGCCCCGGAGGCCCGAATGTTCAATCCCCCTACCCTTGAAGACCTGCAGGAAACCCGCCGCGCCAACGAGAAGCTGGTGCTCAAGGCGCTGGAAAGCAAGCCCGAATGGGTCGAAACTGAACTGGCCAAGACCACCAGCCTCGCCCTGAGCCACCTGCGCGCCGCGCTGGCCAGCCTGCTCGACCAGGGCCGCGTGCGCCGCCTCCCCGGTACGGGCACCCGCGCCGTGTACGGCCTGGCTGACCCCGGCCTGGCGGACGTGCCCGCCACACCCCTGACCAGTGACGCGAAGAAAGTGCGTGACTACCTGGAAGGCCGCGCCGACAGCGCCCTGTACATGAGTGACCAGCTTCGCATGACCCGCGAGGACGTCATGGCCGCCCTGAGCCTCCTGAACGCGCACGGCATGATCACCTGCACCTTCGTGGGCAGCCTCGTGATCTTCCGCCTGAAAGAAACCCAGGCGCTCGGCCAGGACGGCGCCGCGCCCGAGAAGACCGGCCGCAAGAAAGCCGTCGCCTGATCCAGGCCCGCTCTGCCCCCGCCCCGGCGGGGGTTTTTTGGTGCCTGCCGCCCGCACGGCTGAGCAACCTGACGGAGCCTTCATGGAGTCTCTGGTATCCTGCCGAGCATGAAGCTTGTGCTGGCTGTGATTCAGGACGCCGACGCGACCGCCCTGGTCCGCGTGCTGTCCCAGAACGCCTTCGAGGTCACGAAGCTCGCCAGCACCGGCGGCTTCCTGCGTGAAGGCAACACCACCCTGATGATCGGCGTGCAGGATGAACGCCTGGACGAACTGAAACGGCACGTGCAGCGCACCTGCCGCACCCGCACCCGCCTGGTCGCCCCCAGCGTCCCGATGGGCGAGCAGAACGAGGGCCTCGTGAACGACCCGGTCGAGGTGCCCGTGGGCGGCGCCGTCATGTTCGTGATGGGCGTGCAGGAATTCGTCAAGGTCTGAGCGCAGCAGAAAGCCGGAGGGGGCGGGTTCCCGCCTGACCTCCGGCTTTCTGCTGCGCCAACGGCATGGGGCTGTGCGTTCGCTGAACACACTAGCGGCCTCCATACGGTTGACCCGGCGTCCACCCCGGACAATGGGTGTGCTGCGCCCTCCAGCACGGGCTTACCGACCGGTTGGTTCGGGATGATTGACTGGAAGGCTCTCCGCTAGAGTACCGGGCGCTGCCCCACCTGACGCCGCGACAGGTGCGGCTTTCTCCCCATTCGATCCGCGCGCCAGGCCAGGCGCGCCCCCACCTCTGCAAGGAGCCCCACCACCGTGACCCGACCCAGCGCACCCGTCCTGACCCCTGACCCCACCAACCGCGACTCCGCGTTCCTGAAGACCATGCGCGGCGAGGCCGCCCCGCACACCCCGGTGTGGTTCATGCGGCAGGCCGGGCGCTACATGCCCGAGTACCGCGCGCTGCGCGCCGGGCGCAGCATGCTGGAGTGCATCCGCACGCCGGAACTGGCCGCAGAGATCACCCTGCAACCCATCAAGGCCATGCCGATGGACGCCGCGATCCTCTTCAACGACATCCTGACGCCGCTGCCCGTCATGGGCCTGGACCTGGACTTCGTGGGGGGCGTGGGCCCGCAGATCAGCAACCGCATCGAGACGCCCTTCGACGTGGACCGCCTGGGCGTGCCCGCCGCCGCGGAGGTCATGCCGTACACCGCCGAGTCGATCAAGCTCGTGCGGCAGGAACTCGACCCGCGCGGCGTGCCGCTGATCGGTTTCGTGGGCGCGCCGTTCACGCTGGCCAGCTACGCGATCGAGGGCAAGGGCAGCCGCAACTATGAGCGCACCAAGCGCTTCATGTACGGCGAGCCCGCCGCGTGGCACCGCCTGATGGACAAGTTCGAGACGATCCTCGCGGACTACCTGGCCGAGCAGGTCAAGGCGGGCGCGCAGGCCGTGCAGATCTTCGACTCGTGGGTGGGCGCGCTGAGCATCTACGACTACGTGACGTTCGTGAAGCCCGCCACGGGCCGCCTGATCGAACGCACCAAGAAACTGGGCGTGCCCGTCATCTACTTCGGGACCAGCACCCACCACCTCCTGCCCCAGATGTCCTCGCTGGGCAGCGACGTCATGGGCATCGACTGGCGCACGCCCCTGAACGACGCCTGGAAGCTCATCCAGCCCGGCCAGGGCGTGCAGGGGAACCTCGACCCGCTGCTGCTGCAGGGCCCCTGGCGTGAACTGAAGCACCAGACCGACCGCATCCTGGCCGAGGTGGACGGCCGCCCCGGGCACATCTTCAACGTGGGGCACGGCCTGCTGCCCGAGACGCCCGTGGACATGGTCCGCCGCCTCGTGGACTACGTGCACGAGCAGACCGCGAAGTAACCCCCGAGCAGGGATAGCAGCGACCGCACCGGACCCCACCCCGATTCCCCCCTGTGACCTGAAAGGAGCGACATGACCGATTCCACCCACCAAGGAGCGCCGCTGGGCGTGCTGTTCATGGCCTACGGCGGCCCCGAGAGCCTGGAGGACATGCCCGGGTACCTCGCGGACATCCGCGCCGGGCGCGTGACGACGCAGGCCGTGCTGGACGAGATCACAAACAATTACCGCCAGATCGGCGGGAAGAGCCCCCTGCCGGAGTTCACCCGCGCGCAGGTCGAGGCGACCATGCAGGAACTCCAGGCGCGCGTGCAGCGGCCCCTGAAGGCGTACATCGGCATGCGCCACTGGAACCCCTGGATCGAGGACGCCGTGCGCGAGATGCTCGACGACGGCATCACGCAGGCCGTGGCGATCGTGCTGGCCCCGCACTACTCGAGCATGAGCGTCGCGAAGTACCAGAAGAAGATCAAGGCGGGCCTGAGCATGAATCACGGCCACATCGACTTCGAGTTCGTGAACGAGTACCACACCGAAAGCGGGTACGTGACGGCCCTGGCCAACCGCGTCCGCGAGGGCATCGAGGCGTTCCCGGAAGGCGAGCGGGACGACGTGCACGTGATCCTCAGCGCGCACAGCCTGCCCGTGCGGATCCTGCGCGAGGGTGACCCCTACGCCGACCAGCTGCACGAGTCCGCGCGCCTGATCGCCGCCGCCGCCGGACTGCGCGACGACCAGTGGTCCTGGAGCTACCAGTCGGCCGGGCGCAGCCCCGAGCCCTGGCTGGGGCCGCAACTCGACGAGCACATGCACGACCTGTCCGGCAAGGGCATCAAGAAAGTGGTCAGCGTGCCGGTGGGCTTCGTGTCCGACCACGTGGAGATCCTTTTCGACATCGACATCGCCGCGCAGGAGACGGCCGCCGAACTCGGCATGACCCTGGTGCGCCCCCCGGCCCTGAACACCGACCCGCTGTTCATCGGGACGCTCGCCAGCGTGCTGGAACGCAAGGTGGCCGCGCTGTCATGACCGACGCCGCAGTGAAGGACGGCGCAGCCCTGAGTGGTACAGGGGCGGGCGGTGAGCTGCCCGTGATCATCGTGGGGGGCGGCATCACCGGCCTGAGCGCCGCCTGGGAACTCCAGACGCGCGGCGTGCCGTTCGTGCTGCTCGAAGCCGGGGATTACCTGGGCGGGAAACTGCACTCCGAACGCACCGAGGACGGCTTCCTCGTCGAGCGGGCCGCCGACGCGTTCATCCTAGGTAAACCCTATGCGGCGCAGCTGACGCGCGAGGTGGGCCTGGAGGCTCAGGTGATCCACCCGCGCGAGGACACGAAGAAGATCTACTTCCTGCGCGGCGGGCAGCTCCTGCCGTTCCCGCCGAACATGAAGATGTTCGTGCCGCTGGACGACGACTCGTTCCTGCAGAGTGGCGTGCTGTCCCCCGAGGGTCTGCGCCGCTACCTGGACGAGCAGCACGTGCCGCCCAAGCCCCCGACCGACGAGGACGAGTCCCTTGCGTCGTTCCTCACGCGGCGCTTCGGGCCGGAAAGCCTGAACTTCATCGTGCCGCTCGCCGCCGGGA
This genomic interval carries:
- the hemH gene encoding ferrochelatase, encoding MTDSTHQGAPLGVLFMAYGGPESLEDMPGYLADIRAGRVTTQAVLDEITNNYRQIGGKSPLPEFTRAQVEATMQELQARVQRPLKAYIGMRHWNPWIEDAVREMLDDGITQAVAIVLAPHYSSMSVAKYQKKIKAGLSMNHGHIDFEFVNEYHTESGYVTALANRVREGIEAFPEGERDDVHVILSAHSLPVRILREGDPYADQLHESARLIAAAAGLRDDQWSWSYQSAGRSPEPWLGPQLDEHMHDLSGKGIKKVVSVPVGFVSDHVEILFDIDIAAQETAAELGMTLVRPPALNTDPLFIGTLASVLERKVAALS